The following proteins are encoded in a genomic region of Blastopirellula marina:
- a CDS encoding aromatic amino acid transaminase, with the protein MFQQVQTAPPDSILGLNEAFRNDPNPEKINLSVGVYKDEKGVTPVLKCVKEAEKRLLESESTKSYLPIDGRAGYNESVRELMFGTEHEVLAANRAVTVQTPGGTGALRVAGDFLADSFKGRALWHSQPTWPNHPNIFTAAGIPLKTYPYFDKATNGLDFTGMMEALRQAPKGDIILLHGCCHNPTGIDPTPEQWKEIGDLVQEKELLPLLDFAYQGFGDGLKEDAAGLREIARPGQEMLICSSFSKNFGLYNERVGALTAVAADEASAAAVLSQLKKVIRSNYSNPPTHGAAVVETVLADTGLNAMWEEELAHMRDRINGIRKLFVDKISASGIDQDFSFIQKQKGMFSFSGLNQMQVDQLRNEMSIYIVGSGRINVAGISEANVDRLCEGIKKVLS; encoded by the coding sequence ATGTTCCAGCAAGTCCAAACGGCTCCCCCGGACTCGATCTTGGGGCTCAACGAAGCCTTCCGCAACGACCCGAATCCAGAAAAGATCAACCTGAGCGTTGGGGTCTATAAAGATGAGAAGGGTGTCACACCGGTTCTCAAATGCGTGAAGGAAGCCGAAAAACGCCTGTTGGAATCGGAAAGCACCAAGAGCTACCTGCCAATCGACGGTCGCGCAGGCTACAACGAATCGGTTCGCGAGCTGATGTTCGGTACCGAACACGAAGTACTGGCCGCCAATCGTGCAGTCACCGTGCAAACGCCAGGGGGAACGGGTGCCTTGCGGGTCGCTGGAGATTTCCTGGCCGATAGTTTCAAAGGCCGCGCCCTATGGCATAGCCAGCCCACTTGGCCGAACCATCCCAATATCTTCACAGCGGCTGGTATCCCACTGAAGACGTACCCTTACTTCGACAAAGCGACCAACGGGCTTGATTTCACCGGAATGATGGAAGCATTGCGGCAAGCTCCGAAGGGGGACATCATCTTGCTGCATGGTTGTTGTCATAATCCGACCGGGATCGATCCGACTCCGGAGCAGTGGAAAGAGATCGGCGATTTAGTTCAAGAGAAGGAACTGCTGCCTCTCTTAGACTTCGCTTACCAAGGCTTTGGTGATGGTCTCAAGGAAGACGCAGCCGGTCTACGAGAGATCGCTCGTCCAGGCCAAGAAATGCTGATCTGTAGCAGCTTCAGCAAGAACTTCGGGCTCTACAACGAGCGAGTCGGTGCTTTGACGGCTGTGGCGGCGGACGAAGCCTCCGCGGCGGCTGTTCTCAGTCAGTTGAAGAAGGTAATTCGCTCGAATTACTCGAATCCGCCCACCCATGGCGCTGCCGTGGTCGAAACGGTGCTAGCCGATACCGGGCTAAACGCGATGTGGGAAGAAGAGCTGGCCCACATGCGTGATCGCATCAACGGCATCCGTAAGCTGTTTGTCGATAAGATCTCGGCTAGTGGTATCGATCAGGATTTCTCCTTCATCCAGAAGCAGAAGGGGATGTTCAGCTTCTCAGGCCTCAATCAGATGCAAGTCGATCAGCTGCGCAACGAGATGAGCATCTACATCGTCGGCTCAGGTCGTATCAACGTGGCTGGCATCAGCGAAGCCAATGTCGATCGCCTGTGTGAGGGAATCAAGAAGGTGCTCAGCTAG
- a CDS encoding HEAT repeat domain-containing protein translates to MSDRLNVVLSAWLEGDTTLQTLVSHPAALQWILSADELEIAGILRFLESVPPTLSEPQRKFLDRVLNLLAMRLRDVEELDDSDLDRVASAYRKWGATHRMGHLLLALLSALASEESLEIFAELVVEQPPTNSNSAAIAFVPLLRRQEFPTETLFPKLLEALSHLTVAALVLDLANYITRTGMVDKHPAADRVDALGELFSGLVARLSKFETQPPTDAKEFAAAKLQVTEATSIALAICEAMALIGDTKAVGKIKPAMDLAHRKLRLEAAIALAQLGNEEGKEQLVELAAEPVCRPRVLAVAEDLNMLDKIPAEHQTEEAKVVGELAAWLSLDTQFGLPPHEVERVDQRTLGWPGFEQPVECHLIRYGYHMPGGTFQSVGIVGPVTQSFAVDLTSLPIQDIYAAFAGWQAEHPDVFELEPNKWQPNQAQLAENLRQRIESEGYESPQVAMLGFFFDDVRLIAATRREGQAGTAVADMRNTTFYPAGESRHPIGPREAYFIHTGREYLQTFNKDRPEWASLGASLEDVADSDDAGEVS, encoded by the coding sequence ATGTCGGACCGTTTGAATGTCGTTTTGAGTGCCTGGTTGGAAGGAGACACCACGCTGCAAACGTTGGTCTCTCACCCCGCAGCGCTGCAATGGATTCTCAGCGCTGATGAACTCGAAATTGCCGGTATTTTAAGGTTTTTAGAGTCGGTTCCCCCTACGCTCAGCGAGCCGCAACGGAAGTTCCTGGACCGCGTTTTGAACCTTCTGGCGATGCGATTGCGCGACGTCGAAGAGTTGGACGACAGCGACTTGGATCGCGTTGCTAGTGCCTATCGAAAATGGGGCGCAACGCATCGAATGGGGCATCTTTTACTCGCGCTTTTGAGCGCCCTCGCGAGTGAAGAGTCGCTCGAAATCTTTGCCGAGTTGGTCGTTGAACAACCACCAACAAATTCTAACTCGGCCGCGATCGCTTTTGTTCCTCTTTTGCGCCGACAAGAGTTCCCGACGGAGACACTTTTTCCAAAATTGTTGGAAGCGCTCTCTCATCTGACCGTCGCCGCGCTCGTGTTGGACCTAGCCAACTACATCACGCGCACCGGAATGGTCGATAAGCATCCGGCGGCCGATCGAGTCGATGCGCTTGGCGAACTGTTCAGCGGTCTGGTGGCGCGACTATCCAAGTTTGAAACGCAGCCTCCCACGGATGCCAAAGAGTTCGCCGCGGCCAAGCTCCAGGTCACCGAAGCAACCTCGATCGCGTTGGCAATTTGTGAGGCGATGGCGTTGATCGGCGACACAAAGGCCGTTGGTAAAATCAAACCAGCCATGGACTTAGCTCATCGCAAGCTTCGCTTGGAGGCCGCTATTGCCCTGGCCCAGCTAGGTAATGAAGAGGGAAAAGAACAACTGGTAGAACTCGCCGCTGAGCCCGTTTGCCGGCCGCGTGTGCTGGCCGTGGCGGAAGACTTGAACATGCTCGACAAGATCCCAGCAGAACATCAAACGGAAGAAGCCAAAGTGGTTGGTGAATTGGCCGCCTGGCTATCGCTCGACACCCAATTTGGTTTACCTCCGCATGAAGTCGAACGTGTTGATCAACGAACACTAGGTTGGCCCGGCTTCGAACAACCAGTCGAGTGTCACCTGATTCGCTACGGCTATCACATGCCAGGCGGGACGTTTCAAAGTGTTGGAATCGTCGGCCCAGTGACGCAAAGCTTTGCCGTCGATCTGACGTCGCTGCCCATTCAAGATATTTACGCCGCATTCGCAGGCTGGCAGGCCGAACACCCTGATGTGTTTGAATTGGAACCTAATAAGTGGCAGCCGAATCAGGCTCAATTGGCTGAGAATCTCCGGCAACGCATCGAAAGTGAAGGATACGAGTCGCCTCAGGTTGCGATGCTGGGCTTCTTTTTCGACGATGTCCGCCTGATCGCGGCAACCCGCCGTGAAGGTCAGGCAGGAACGGCCGTGGCAGACATGAGAAACACGACCTTCTATCCCGCTGGTGAAAGCCGCCATCCGATCGGTCCACGCGAGGCCTATTTCATCCATACTGGCCGAGAATACCTACAGACATTCAACAAAGACCGCCCTGAATGGGCCTCGCTAGGAGCCAGCTTGGAAGATGTGGCCGATTCGGACGATGCCGGAGAGGTCTCTTAA
- a CDS encoding DEAD/DEAH box helicase, producing the protein MSIPEDTPQTRFSDLKLSEKMLAALDDARYEFPSPIQEGVIPIALEGKDVLGQARTGTGKTAAFSIPIIETLPAGKGPHALILVPTRELAVQVRDEIVKLSKGMSIQCVALYGGKPIRGQMEKLKRNPHIIVGTPGRVIDHMTRRSLNLDYLSMVVLDEADRMLDIGFRPDIEKILRRCPEERQTMLLSATVPPPIERLANRYMRDPVKVDFSPTNISADTIEQHYFTVDGPKKMELLVRLLRREQPTKSIVFCRTKRGTEKLFQRLQKKTKLVRCIHGDMHQGARNRTITDFKANKYRILIATDVVGRGIDISDVTLIINYDVPEFSDDYVHRVGRTGRMGKEGVAYTFVTPEEGSQLTRIEMRIDKLLIRDEIEGFDPYVKTAVETGPPHSRDTETPEGEEPKDAPPKKTPRRRHRRAL; encoded by the coding sequence TTGTCGATCCCTGAAGACACTCCCCAAACACGATTTTCCGACCTCAAGCTCTCCGAAAAGATGCTCGCGGCGCTCGACGATGCCCGCTACGAGTTTCCTTCGCCCATTCAAGAGGGTGTCATTCCAATTGCTTTGGAGGGGAAAGATGTCCTGGGGCAAGCTCGCACCGGGACCGGCAAGACCGCCGCGTTCAGCATTCCGATCATCGAAACGCTCCCCGCCGGCAAGGGCCCACATGCGTTGATCTTGGTGCCAACCCGGGAGTTGGCTGTCCAAGTTCGTGACGAGATCGTGAAGCTCTCCAAGGGAATGTCGATCCAATGCGTTGCCCTGTACGGTGGTAAGCCGATCCGAGGGCAGATGGAAAAGCTGAAACGCAACCCACACATTATCGTCGGCACGCCAGGTCGTGTAATCGACCATATGACGCGGCGTTCGCTTAACCTCGATTACTTGTCGATGGTCGTTCTCGATGAAGCGGACCGAATGCTCGACATTGGTTTCCGTCCTGATATCGAGAAGATCCTTCGTCGCTGTCCGGAAGAGCGTCAGACGATGTTGCTCAGTGCGACGGTGCCACCTCCGATCGAGCGACTCGCGAATCGCTATATGCGAGATCCCGTTAAAGTCGACTTCTCGCCAACGAACATCTCGGCCGATACGATCGAGCAACACTACTTCACGGTTGACGGTCCGAAGAAGATGGAACTGCTGGTCCGGCTGCTGCGACGCGAACAGCCGACCAAAAGCATTGTCTTCTGCCGCACGAAAAGGGGCACCGAGAAGCTATTCCAGCGGCTACAGAAGAAGACCAAGCTGGTCCGCTGCATCCATGGAGACATGCATCAAGGGGCCCGAAATCGCACGATCACCGATTTCAAGGCGAACAAGTACCGGATTCTGATCGCCACCGATGTGGTGGGCCGCGGTATCGATATCTCGGATGTCACGCTGATCATCAATTACGACGTGCCAGAGTTCTCGGACGATTACGTCCACCGCGTGGGACGTACGGGCCGTATGGGCAAAGAAGGGGTCGCTTACACGTTTGTGACTCCTGAAGAAGGAAGTCAGCTGACCCGTATCGAGATGCGAATCGATAAGCTTCTGATTCGTGACGAGATCGAAGGCTTCGACCCGTACGTGAAGACCGCCGTTGAAACGGGCCCGCCGCATTCCCGCGATACTGAGACGCCTGAAGGGGAAGAACCCAAGGACGCTCCTCCGAAGAAGACACCCCGTCGTCGTCATCGCCGAGCTCTTTAG
- a CDS encoding extracellular solute-binding protein, translating into MPRFSSLIASAVLIILLVTLGCRPAATSEVVVYTALDQEFSEEHFKAYQQETGVVVVPKFDTEANKTVGLTETLFAEKDRPRCDVFWNNEILNTLRLQQAGMLESYKPTHYDEYPAEFVDLDGQWVGFAARARILLVNTEKLGKQKAPSSVFDLANEQWKEEGGYAKPLFGTTATHAAVLFAELGEEKAKEFFSKLQTNAKMFPGNKQVAQAVSSGEITFGLTDTDDAMVEIEQGRPVMIVYPDQGEEQLGTLFIPNTLAIIKGGPNPDAAKALVDYLFSAKVETALAEGPSAQIPLNKNLEVPLRVETPKTVKAMRVDWSQSLEQWDPAAKFLRETILTN; encoded by the coding sequence GTGCCCCGCTTTAGTTCCCTTATCGCATCGGCCGTTCTGATAATCCTTCTGGTCACTCTCGGTTGCCGTCCGGCGGCCACCAGCGAAGTGGTCGTCTACACCGCACTGGATCAAGAGTTTTCGGAAGAGCATTTCAAAGCGTATCAACAGGAAACCGGCGTCGTCGTCGTACCGAAATTCGATACCGAGGCCAATAAGACGGTCGGACTAACCGAGACCTTGTTCGCCGAGAAAGATCGACCTCGCTGCGATGTCTTCTGGAACAACGAGATCCTTAACACCCTGCGGCTCCAACAAGCGGGTATGTTAGAAAGTTACAAGCCGACCCACTACGACGAGTATCCGGCCGAGTTCGTCGATCTGGACGGCCAATGGGTCGGATTCGCGGCACGCGCTCGCATTTTGCTCGTGAACACGGAAAAGTTGGGGAAACAGAAAGCTCCGAGCTCAGTATTCGACTTAGCCAACGAACAATGGAAAGAGGAAGGTGGTTACGCCAAACCGCTGTTCGGCACGACCGCTACCCATGCGGCGGTTCTGTTCGCGGAGCTAGGCGAAGAGAAGGCCAAAGAGTTCTTCAGTAAGCTGCAAACAAATGCCAAGATGTTCCCGGGAAACAAACAAGTCGCCCAAGCGGTTTCCAGCGGGGAAATCACCTTCGGACTAACCGATACCGATGATGCCATGGTCGAGATTGAGCAAGGACGCCCTGTCATGATCGTCTACCCGGACCAGGGAGAAGAACAACTTGGCACGCTATTCATCCCAAACACGCTGGCAATCATCAAAGGTGGCCCAAACCCAGACGCGGCCAAAGCACTGGTTGACTACCTATTTTCGGCGAAAGTGGAAACGGCCCTTGCGGAAGGTCCCAGCGCTCAAATCCCCCTCAACAAGAACCTGGAAGTGCCACTACGGGTCGAGACACCCAAGACGGTCAAGGCAATGCGAGTTGATTGGAGCCAATCGCTTGAGCAGTGGGACCCTGCGGCAAAGTTTCTGCGGGAAACAATACTAACCAACTAG
- a CDS encoding PQQ-binding-like beta-propeller repeat protein, whose protein sequence is MIEISTRTFPVRWLACLTLLLLPAAGYAEDSAWKPVPQGDPTSWPAWRGPLGDGLSEAKNVPTKWSATENLAWQTPLAGWGDSTPAIVGDHVFLTLQNDANELRLLRLDAATGQVELNILVDNAETPREAPRRSSQKFHNLHNMASPSPVVSGDSVVVHFGNGLLATYSLDGEERWRHNLQSEYGEYTIWWGHANSPVVFDGMVISVCMQDSLADLRKNPVESYVVAHDLKTGERRWFTKRMPEGTAEELDAYTTPLLVQKDGHTQIIIMGGNALDAYNPQTGKQLWHLPKLVGGRTVTGPVLGDGTIFTTRGMRKPLLAVKLAEFKGLVPEEAIEWTVEKTTPDTPSPVFLDGMLFTVTDDGIANCYDAETGDLHWRERLGGNFKASPVAADGKIYFINIDGKCIVVAAKTEFEEVAVNQLNDTTIASPAIAHGKLFIRGKKSLYCIGN, encoded by the coding sequence ATGATCGAGATTTCGACCCGCACATTTCCCGTTCGTTGGCTCGCTTGTTTAACCCTCTTGCTGCTGCCAGCGGCGGGTTATGCGGAAGATTCCGCCTGGAAGCCAGTACCCCAAGGCGATCCGACATCGTGGCCAGCTTGGCGTGGGCCGCTGGGCGATGGCCTTAGCGAAGCAAAAAATGTTCCGACAAAGTGGAGCGCCACCGAGAATCTGGCGTGGCAAACGCCACTGGCCGGCTGGGGCGACTCGACACCGGCGATTGTCGGCGACCATGTCTTTCTCACGTTGCAAAACGATGCCAACGAACTACGGCTACTGCGTTTGGATGCGGCCACAGGCCAAGTTGAATTGAACATCCTGGTCGACAATGCCGAGACTCCGCGCGAGGCACCTCGACGCAGTTCCCAGAAGTTCCACAACTTGCACAATATGGCCAGCCCCTCTCCGGTTGTCAGTGGCGACTCAGTCGTGGTCCACTTCGGCAACGGGTTGCTGGCGACCTACTCGCTGGATGGCGAAGAACGTTGGCGACACAATTTGCAGTCGGAATATGGCGAATACACGATCTGGTGGGGGCATGCCAACAGTCCTGTGGTTTTCGATGGCATGGTGATTTCCGTCTGCATGCAAGACTCTTTGGCAGATCTGCGTAAGAATCCAGTGGAGAGTTACGTGGTCGCTCATGATCTGAAAACGGGCGAGCGACGGTGGTTTACCAAACGAATGCCAGAAGGAACGGCTGAAGAATTGGACGCCTACACAACGCCTCTTTTGGTTCAGAAGGATGGTCACACCCAAATCATCATCATGGGCGGAAATGCGTTGGACGCTTACAATCCCCAAACTGGCAAGCAATTGTGGCATTTACCGAAATTGGTTGGCGGACGCACAGTCACTGGGCCCGTGCTGGGAGATGGAACAATCTTCACCACGCGGGGTATGCGCAAGCCGCTTCTTGCCGTGAAACTGGCGGAGTTCAAAGGACTCGTTCCCGAAGAAGCGATCGAATGGACAGTCGAAAAAACGACACCTGATACTCCCTCGCCCGTGTTCCTGGATGGCATGCTGTTCACCGTCACTGACGACGGCATTGCCAATTGCTACGACGCCGAGACAGGCGATCTGCATTGGCGAGAACGTCTGGGAGGCAACTTCAAAGCTTCACCGGTCGCAGCTGATGGGAAGATTTATTTCATCAATATCGACGGCAAGTGCATCGTCGTCGCAGCGAAGACAGAGTTTGAAGAAGTGGCCGTGAACCAACTTAACGACACCACGATTGCCTCACCGGCGATCGCCCACGGGAAACTCTTCATTCGCGGGAAGAAGTCGCTGTACTGCATTGGGAATTAG
- a CDS encoding TlpA disulfide reductase family protein codes for MTRVSLVTLLLLAAVGCAGEAQSGDQAKMPGIGGPAKPGASAGDNPALVGSDQLKTFESDADPQKLVEFARQNLQAIDAVIRESPEQAKIQVDALRKAMSEVKTEGSEEAEAIVGQVNQALDLFAEQIKLQRTTLEGLKEEVTKSPDDVEGIKRYTMKLMMVLSQSMDDVKMIEAALKSEGEFIASTTEKATDSEAKLALKRAELMLRSMEGNVERLKAYDAVVGKEMLPIEADAWVNGKPITTEELQGKVVLFDFWAIWCGPCIASFPHLIEWQEKYGDQGFQVVGVTQYFDFTWPEGSERPQQSESGNADPKEEQAALTKLTKMYHLNYPTAVMKDSEDFYKYYAVSAIPHMVIVGRDGKVKKVNAGISEDIAKKLDVEIQELLKEPAPSK; via the coding sequence ATGACACGTGTATCACTGGTGACACTGTTGCTTTTGGCTGCCGTAGGTTGTGCCGGCGAAGCCCAAAGTGGAGATCAAGCCAAGATGCCAGGCATTGGTGGGCCAGCTAAGCCTGGTGCTTCTGCCGGTGACAATCCCGCGCTGGTAGGTTCCGATCAGCTCAAGACCTTCGAGTCTGATGCCGATCCGCAAAAGTTGGTCGAGTTCGCTCGCCAAAATCTGCAAGCCATTGATGCGGTCATCCGGGAATCTCCTGAACAAGCCAAGATCCAGGTCGATGCGCTTCGCAAAGCAATGAGTGAAGTCAAAACCGAGGGCAGTGAGGAAGCCGAGGCGATCGTTGGACAGGTCAATCAAGCTCTCGATCTCTTTGCCGAACAGATCAAACTTCAACGCACGACTTTGGAGGGACTGAAGGAAGAAGTGACCAAGTCGCCAGACGACGTCGAGGGGATCAAGCGTTACACCATGAAGTTGATGATGGTTCTCTCGCAAAGCATGGACGATGTGAAAATGATTGAAGCTGCGCTGAAGAGCGAAGGGGAGTTTATCGCTTCCACCACTGAAAAAGCAACCGACTCGGAAGCCAAACTGGCACTCAAGCGCGCCGAATTGATGCTGCGGTCGATGGAAGGGAACGTCGAACGTCTCAAGGCCTACGACGCCGTTGTCGGTAAGGAGATGTTACCGATCGAAGCCGATGCCTGGGTCAATGGAAAGCCGATCACTACGGAAGAACTCCAAGGTAAAGTCGTGCTGTTCGACTTCTGGGCAATCTGGTGTGGTCCTTGCATCGCCAGCTTCCCCCATTTGATCGAGTGGCAAGAGAAGTACGGAGACCAAGGGTTCCAAGTCGTCGGCGTGACGCAGTACTTCGACTTCACATGGCCTGAAGGATCCGAGCGACCTCAACAGTCGGAAAGCGGCAACGCTGATCCGAAAGAGGAGCAGGCCGCCCTCACGAAGCTAACGAAGATGTACCACTTGAACTATCCAACCGCGGTCATGAAGGACTCGGAGGATTTCTACAAGTACTATGCAGTATCGGCGATTCCGCACATGGTGATCGTTGGTCGCGATGGGAAAGTGAAGAAGGTCAATGCTGGGATCAGCGAGGATATCGCCAAGAAGCTTGATGTTGAGATCCAAGAACTCTTGAAAGAACCAGCGCCCTCGAAGTAG
- the epmB gene encoding EF-P beta-lysylation protein EpmB, translating to MNIVTTETQSASGNCIARDVPSPSEGWRASMRAAFRRLDELCRFLQLPADLATSGLTAADSFPLFVPREFAAKMQPGDPHDPLLRQVLPVKQETFPAEGFTANPVGDHEATLTPGLLQKYHGRALMITTGACAVHCRYCFRRHFPYGESPKGIDAWETALKAIGEDKSLHEILLSGGDPLTLTDPILEQLVEKIAQVSHIRRLRIHTRLPVMIPSRVNDRLVSWLTRTRLKPIVVIHVNHPQELGNDVIAALGRLNEAGVPLLNQSVLLRHVNDNVETLTELSERLFDSHVMPYYLHQLDHVQGAAHFLVPREAGIAIVESMRKRLPGYLVPRYVEEIAGDANKRVIA from the coding sequence ATGAACATTGTAACTACCGAAACGCAATCTGCGAGTGGCAATTGTATCGCGCGTGATGTCCCGTCGCCTAGCGAGGGTTGGCGAGCGTCGATGCGGGCTGCTTTTCGCCGCCTGGACGAGCTGTGCCGCTTCTTGCAGTTGCCAGCCGACTTGGCCACTTCCGGGTTAACCGCAGCGGACAGCTTCCCCTTGTTCGTGCCCCGCGAGTTCGCCGCCAAAATGCAGCCAGGCGATCCGCACGATCCACTTCTCCGACAGGTGCTACCGGTCAAGCAGGAAACCTTTCCTGCTGAAGGATTTACGGCGAATCCTGTTGGTGATCATGAAGCGACTCTTACCCCCGGCTTGCTGCAGAAGTATCATGGCCGGGCGTTGATGATTACGACGGGGGCGTGCGCGGTGCATTGCCGTTACTGTTTCCGTCGCCATTTTCCCTATGGCGAAAGTCCCAAAGGTATTGATGCCTGGGAAACGGCGCTGAAAGCGATCGGGGAAGACAAATCGCTTCACGAAATCTTACTTTCCGGCGGCGATCCGCTGACGCTGACCGACCCGATTTTGGAGCAACTTGTCGAGAAAATTGCCCAAGTTAGCCACATTCGACGTTTGAGGATCCATACCCGCTTACCAGTGATGATTCCCAGCCGGGTGAACGATCGTCTAGTTTCTTGGCTCACCCGAACCCGATTGAAGCCGATCGTGGTTATTCACGTGAACCACCCGCAGGAACTGGGGAATGATGTGATTGCCGCCCTGGGCCGCTTGAACGAAGCTGGCGTGCCGCTGCTCAACCAGAGCGTGCTCCTCCGTCACGTAAATGACAACGTGGAAACATTGACCGAACTTTCCGAGCGATTATTTGATAGCCACGTGATGCCATACTACCTGCATCAGCTAGACCACGTGCAAGGCGCAGCCCACTTTCTAGTACCACGCGAGGCGGGAATTGCGATCGTCGAATCAATGCGAAAGCGGTTACCTGGTTATCTTGTGCCGCGATATGTGGAAGAAATCGCGGGAGACGCGAACAAGCGAGTCATCGCCTAG
- the efp gene encoding elongation factor P, whose translation MQYSTSDFRKGLKVQIDGEPYIMSECNFVKPGKGNALYKCRLKNLIRGTTLDRTYRGGETLESADVEETDVQFLYKQGETWVFMDNTSFEQYELDADAVGDGWKFLKDGMKCMMTLFNGNPLDMTPPIQVEMEVTYCEPGAKGNTATNVTKPATIETGAEIQVPAFVNLGDVIRVDTRDGSYVERVKK comes from the coding sequence GTGCAATACAGTACTAGCGATTTTCGTAAAGGTTTGAAGGTTCAGATCGACGGCGAGCCCTACATCATGTCCGAATGCAACTTTGTGAAGCCGGGCAAGGGAAACGCTTTGTACAAGTGTCGGCTTAAGAACCTGATCCGGGGCACCACGCTCGATCGGACCTACCGTGGTGGCGAAACGTTAGAATCGGCTGACGTCGAAGAAACTGACGTGCAGTTCTTGTATAAGCAAGGCGAAACGTGGGTATTCATGGACAACACCTCGTTCGAACAGTACGAGTTGGACGCCGATGCCGTAGGGGACGGTTGGAAGTTCCTGAAGGACGGGATGAAGTGCATGATGACCCTGTTCAACGGTAATCCATTGGACATGACTCCACCGATTCAGGTCGAAATGGAAGTCACCTACTGTGAGCCAGGTGCCAAAGGTAACACCGCGACAAACGTGACCAAGCCAGCCACAATCGAAACCGGTGCCGAAATCCAAGTTCCTGCTTTCGTGAACCTGGGCGACGTGATCAGAGTCGATACCCGCGATGGTTCGTACGTAGAACGTGTGAAGAAGTAA
- a CDS encoding metallophosphoesterase, translating into MTCRLLRWTIFCFCLLVGLAAQMQAAEFLVLSDIHFNPMAGLNQAQFKALQQLPAEQWPGFFESLKQPPPAYGSDSNFALMVSALDAAQQRLPEPAFILYPGDFLAHDWQANYDKLAGETIAQNPQAYRDFTNKALAVVAQEFKKRFPDTPILATLGNDDSYCGDYWIQPGGSFLKSFGQIWQPLLHGTVDQDSFRQEFSELGAYRAELPGLPADRLLVLNSVLWSGSYCCAYHAPGKQNCCDCTDPGTAPGRALMGWLKEELAQARTEKKRVWLLMHVPPGLDSYVEEKDSGKSKAAELWTDEFTTRYLSIIDEYRDVLHVSFTGHTHMDDFRIDRIDGQPILLHKIAPAVSPIFGNNSAFQVFQIDDQSTVISNWQVEYLDLAALKKRGSETWKQEYDAKEAYGFQHVTAASINRVFTKMRLDLQSPAAEDYAKYYQVSTNTITKKDLPIYLCTVLNATFESFTQCLRLHGLEKPIHVAEPAELRRNAGGIGAPKR; encoded by the coding sequence ATGACCTGTAGGCTTCTGCGGTGGACGATTTTCTGCTTCTGTCTTTTGGTGGGACTCGCGGCACAAATGCAGGCTGCCGAGTTTCTCGTGCTGTCCGACATCCACTTCAATCCGATGGCCGGATTGAATCAGGCTCAATTCAAAGCCCTGCAACAACTGCCGGCAGAGCAGTGGCCGGGGTTCTTTGAGTCGCTGAAGCAACCGCCGCCGGCCTATGGTAGCGACAGTAACTTCGCGCTGATGGTCTCGGCACTCGACGCCGCGCAGCAGCGTTTGCCGGAACCTGCGTTCATCCTCTATCCCGGCGACTTCCTTGCTCATGATTGGCAAGCTAATTACGACAAACTAGCCGGGGAAACGATTGCCCAGAACCCTCAGGCTTATCGTGATTTCACCAACAAAGCGTTGGCAGTCGTTGCCCAGGAATTCAAAAAACGATTTCCAGATACGCCGATATTGGCAACATTAGGAAACGATGACTCGTATTGCGGCGACTACTGGATTCAGCCGGGTGGGTCGTTTCTCAAGTCGTTCGGACAAATCTGGCAACCACTACTCCATGGTACGGTCGATCAAGATTCGTTTCGACAAGAGTTCTCGGAGCTCGGTGCCTATCGAGCGGAACTCCCTGGCTTACCAGCAGATCGATTGCTGGTCTTGAATTCGGTACTATGGTCCGGCAGTTACTGCTGTGCGTATCACGCTCCTGGCAAACAAAACTGCTGCGATTGTACCGACCCAGGTACCGCGCCAGGCAGAGCGCTAATGGGTTGGTTGAAGGAAGAACTAGCTCAAGCGCGAACCGAGAAGAAGCGGGTCTGGCTGCTAATGCATGTTCCGCCAGGGCTCGATAGCTACGTCGAAGAGAAGGATAGCGGCAAGAGCAAAGCGGCCGAGCTATGGACCGATGAATTCACCACGCGTTACCTCTCCATCATCGACGAATATCGAGATGTCCTGCACGTGTCGTTCACAGGGCATACCCACATGGATGACTTCCGTATCGATCGTATTGACGGTCAGCCGATCCTTCTTCACAAGATTGCACCGGCGGTCAGTCCGATCTTCGGAAACAATTCGGCATTTCAAGTCTTTCAAATCGATGATCAATCGACGGTGATCTCGAACTGGCAAGTCGAATACCTTGATCTCGCGGCACTCAAAAAAAGGGGAAGCGAAACCTGGAAACAGGAATACGATGCGAAGGAGGCCTACGGGTTCCAACATGTGACGGCGGCGTCGATCAATCGCGTGTTCACAAAGATGCGACTCGATCTCCAAAGCCCCGCGGCTGAAGACTACGCCAAGTATTACCAGGTGAGTACCAACACAATCACGAAGAAAGATTTGCCAATCTACCTGTGTACTGTACTGAACGCGACATTCGAGTCGTTCACCCAGTGTTTACGTCTGCACGGCCTTGAAAAGCCAATCCACGTTGCCGAGCCTGCCGAACTCCGTAGAAACGCTGGTGGGATTGGGGCACCGAAACGATAG